GATATCAAAATTTAAAGAAAGATCTGTTATTGCTCCTTCACCATACATTTTTCCGCTTCCAATCACCAAAGTTACGGATTTCTTCTCTAAAGGTCCGTCCATAAATTCTACTGTATGCGTTCCTTTTACACTTTCTAAGGCTTTTTCAGAACCTAATTCTTTAATTTCGCTAACTGGAAGTCCACCGGCATAAGGAATGTGTATTTCTTCTTTATTTTCTTTCGCAGCCATTACTGCTAAACCTGAGATGGTAGTTATAACATGAAGATCATTGGAGAACTTTGTTGTGGACATATTCTTTTGTGTATCCTCTATTGGATTATACGTCGGTTCTTCTTTTCCTTTTTTATTCCTAGCATAATGACCAACATACACGTATCTCTCTTGATTTACAGTAGACAGTGATTTTGAGGTGATTTTTAAATGAAGCTTTTTTTCTATCGTATTTGTTTCTGTGGAGCCTTCGACGGCAGACTTTTTATCCTCTGCTGGAGCCACAATAGTAGGAATTGCAAAGGATGCAATATTCCCGTGTCTATTTAAGTAGCTGAATTTCGCACTTTTATTTCCTTGGTCAACCCCTGAGATTATTATATTTTTATCGTAGAGTTTTTGGATAACATCTAACATTTTTTCTCCTCCGTTCTGGATTTTTCTGATATAGTCTTCCAAATTAAAACATAAAGGCATTTCATAGATTAGTATAAATGAATTCAAACATGTTCACAAACATGTTTGTGAAAAAACCATATTTTCTTTTTTATTAAGGTATTAGAAACACACGGATGATTTTAAATTATCAAACAAGTTAACCAACATGTTTGTAAATATTCTTAGCATGTTTATTAACATAACTCCAAAACTTGTTGATTAACATGTTGATCTGATGAAGGAACCCCCTTTCTGAAATCTCTTTTCTCTTATTATACGTAAACTATCTTTTCTTTCGGGTTACATTTTCATTTCGAGCAGGAAAAATTTAAGCAAAAAAATATTTGAAAAACTAGACTGTCTCCTATTTCCTCACCTTGCTTACTACTTTTTTATCATTCTAAAAGAGACCGGCCCAAATACATTCATGCTGCTGCCAGTCTCTTTTTGCTGTGTTACTCAGTAAATAACAAGCCTTTCTCCGCTTCTATCAACTTGTCGTATGCATAAACCGCTATTGCAGTATCCTGTACACCAGTCCCGGTTAAGTCACAGAAAGTGATCTCGTTCTCATTTTTTCTTCCTTGAGCTTTTCCCAAAGATAAATCTCCTAGTTCTACTATTTCACTTGTCTCCTTAATAACGCCTTTTTCAAGGGCATGGTGATGCTCTCCTAAGCGAAAGACTTGATTTTTAGAATCACATGCTAGGACATCTACTGCCCCTAACACTTCAGGATCAACCTCATTTTTCTCTTCAGCATCCGAACCCATAGCTGTAATATGAAGGCCTGGATGCATCCATTCTTTTTGAATAATAGGTTCTTTAGCAGGAGTTGTTGTTATCACGGTGTCACACTGGCGAACTACCTGTTCTGCACAGTCAGCAGCCGTGATTTTTACTTGAAGCTCATTTTCCATATCTTTTATATACGCGTTTACACGTTCCTCCCGACGTCCGTAAACGAAAACCTCTTTTATATGACGGACGAGACTTAATGCGCGCAATTGATATCTTGCTTGTGTTCCTGTTCCTATGATACCTGCTTTCTCTACATTTTGTTTGGCCAGGTATTTAGAAGCCATTGCACCAGCAACCGCTGTCCGAACATCTGTTAAATACCCGTTATCTTGAAGAACTGCTTTTGGAAATCCAGTTTCCGTGCTAAAAAGAAGCATCATTCCGCTTAGGCTGGGGAGTCCTTTTGCATCGTTATTAAAAAAACCTGAAGAAATTTTTAACGCAAACTTATCAATCCCCTTTACATAGGCAGTCTTCACATCTACTTCTCCATTATTCTCCGGGATATCTACTCGAAGAATTGGGGGCATAGTTACCTCCCCTTTTGCCAGCTTTTGAAACCCTTCCTCTATTAAATCCAATGCTTTCTTATTAACATCTGTTACATTGCGGATTTCGTTTTCAGCAAAAATGTACACAGAGTAATACTCCTTTCTCCAACAATTTTGATGCATTTACGACTTCATTTCCTCATATTCCTACATGTTTTTTTTATTAAACCTTTATCTCTTAATTTATACAAATATTTTATATCTCCTGCTTTCTTACACTCCCGTTCTTTCATAGAATCATTTTTAATTCCATATATAAGTTTGAACTATCGTCAAACCGGGAATGCGGAATTAAAGAATTTGTGAAATAAGTTTTGGGACATGGGCAATCGTTAGAGATGGACACCGCGAAGAATTACTTGCAAAAACCACTAAAGATAAAGAAAATGACATATTATGGATGGCAAATTCTGCCATGCAAAAGATATCCATAATCCCCAGACTTATTCAGAAGAATCGGTGAGAACTTGAAAATAGTCTAAGACGATTGAAGCAAGATCGGCTCGACCTCTATCAAATCCATTGCCCGCCACCTCACATTTTAAAAGAAGGACATATGTTTAATGTGTTGGATAAACTCCAAAAAGAAGAAAAAATACGTTATTACGGTGTAAGTGTTGAGACTGTGGAAGAGTCTAGAAAATCCAAATGTTCGTCCTTTAAAGTCATTTTTAATATTTTTCGGCAAAACCAATTGAACAGCTGCTGCCGATGGCAAAAAAAGGAGTTGGTATAATAACAAGACTGCCCCTTGCAAATGGGCTTTTAACGAAAAAACAATAATTCAGAAGATGATCTTAACCGAAATGGAGAAGCTTTTCATGTTGGAGAAACGTTTGCTGGCCTTCCAATTGGAGTAGAGCTCAGTGAGGTTCTGCTGTGGATAGCCGAAGGCCGAAAAAAATATAACAAGGGCTGCGATCCGCTGGATATCAGATCATGACCAAATTTCCTGAGTTATCCCCGGGTTTGGAAATGTAACAAATGGAAGACAATTAAAAGGAAGAACGGAAGCATCATTTTGTTCCAATGGCAAAGAACAGCTTTGTGCTTTTTATCAAAAAGAAGCGCTGCCTTATATAAGAGGAGCTTATTAATTTTATCTGAAAAACAAACCGCATCGGGTACTAAATCAGGGGGGGTTAAAAGAATGAAAAGTTGGAAAAAAGCAAGTTTTATATTTTTAAGTATTTACTTTTCCTTTTCTGCTGCTGCTTTTGCTAATGAAAGGTTTACAGATATCGACAGCGATTATTGGGCTAATGAAGAAATTACCTATTTGGAAGAACATAACATTATTGGGGGTTATCCAAACGGTGAATTTCGGCCCGGAGATAAAGTAACAAGATCCCAGGCTGCTCTTATGATTGCTGAAGCCCTTGAATTAGATACCAATAACCGGCCTGATCCTGATTTTGAAGACGTTGATGAATCATACTATGCGTATGACACTATTACAGCTATCTCTGATGAGGGAATAATTAATGGTCATGACGGTAAGTTTAGACCAAACGATAACTTGACTAGAGGACAGATGGCAGCTGTTTTGAACCGTGCCTTTACGTTGTCAGGAAGTGATTCTTTAGACTTTAAAGATGTAGAGGAAGATTACATTTTTTATAACGATATTCAATCAATAGCCAGTGCAAATATAACAACCGGTTACTCTGAAGATAATACGTTCCGCCCTGGCGAAAGTACAACAAGAGCTCAATTTTCTGTTTTTTGTGCAAGGGCTTTGAATGATACATTTAAAGAAGAACCAGCTGACACACCGGCAATTACTTATTTTGATGAACGTATAGAAGAAGCAGAAGAATCCATTGAAATGGCCATGTATGAACAATGGGAACAGGAATTTTATGAGAACGAACCTAAAGCTCCGTTTGAAGAATTAAAAGATACCTTTTTAACCTATTATACGAAAGACATTACAACCAACAGATGGAAAGAATTTTATGAACAAGAGCTCGACAACTGGGGACCTGAACTTGCTCAAGCAATGCCATATCGGTCAATGGAGAATACTCATTTTACAGAGAGAACAGACGATAAAGTTGTTATCGGGGGTACTGAACCTGAAAATGAACTTAACGGTCAAGAAACCTATTATGAATATACACTAGTTAAGCAAGACGGAGACTGGTATATTGATGAATTTTCAGGAACTCCACAATAAAATTAATACTAGACTAGGGAGCGGATGCTTCCTAGTTTTTTACGTGTGGGCTGGTTAAAGTCGACTACGGGGTTGGCAGTGGGAACCGTTAGCGAATGGCAAGGTGGGAAAAAAGATAACATACACTGTAAATGGCGGACCCCTCCCCATTTATTTTTTTACAAAAATTTTAATGATGTTCACGTTTATGCTATTCCAATTCCTTGATACAATTTGCCTCCATTGTAAGTTTTCTAAAAGAACTGTTACAGCTGATTTAAATATTAAAGTGAAAACTAGTCGATTTATGAGCCTGAAGGCGATAATAGAGACGTAACTTCCCTAATACTATTTTCCGAATATACTTATCCATTCTAATAGTAGAACTTTTCCCTCGTAGTTTTATTTATACTTTAATCAATTAGCAAATTTAAATTTTCCTAAAGTATAAAAAACTATATAATAGAACAAAAGAAATAGAAAAGGAGAGAGATACCACATGAACCCTTCTTCTGAAAAATTTTTATACGATTTGCTGCACACTCCCTCCCCTTCTGGCAAGGAAGAAGCTATTCAACGCAAGTGGCTGGAATACATAAAACCTTGCGCAGACAAGCTGCAAACAGATACAGCCGGAAATGCTATGGCTTCCCTGCAGCCTGATGCTCCTTTCCAAGTTCTTTTAGCAGGCCATTGCGATGAAATTGGTTTTCTTGTTAAATCTATTGATGAGAAAGGATACGTTTATGTGGAAAAACTTGGCGGGATCAGCCATAAACCAGCCCTTGGCATGAAGGTCGACATTTTAGGAACACACAAACGTATTACAGGTGTTATAGGCGCGAAAGCAGAGCATCACGGCGGTGCCAAAGATTCATTTGGCTTTTCTGATTTGTTTATCGACTGCGGAGCCTCCAGCAAAAAGGAGCTAGAAGACTACATTGCTGTAGGAGATGCAGCTGTTTATAAACGGGACCCGGAACAGCTTTTAAATAACCGGGTCAGCGGTCGCGGGCTTGATAACCGGACGGGAGCGTTTATCGTCGCTGAAACGTTAAGACGACTTCGCCAGCATACTTTACATGTGGGCGTCACCGCAGTTAGTACGGTCAATGAAGAAACGAACATGGGCGGTGCTTATTTTGCAGGAGCCGGTCTTTCTCCCAGCCTCGGTATTGCAGTAGATGTAACCTTTGCGACAGACTATCCAGGGGCCAATACGGATAAAACAGCCGATGTTATTCTTGATGGCGGTCCCGTCCTGGCCAAAGGAGCACCAATTAATCGGAAAGCTAATCAACTACTAGAGAATGCGGCGAAAGATAAAGAAATTCCCCTGCAATATGAACTCACTCCAAAACACACTGGCACCGATGCTGACCAGCTGCGAAAAACCGGCAAGGGGATTCCCGTTTCTGTTGTGTCCCTGCCGCTGCGTTACATGCACGCTCCAGTAGAAACAGTAAGCTTAAAAGATATAGAACAGACAATCGACCTTTTAACAGCCTTCCTCACTAATTTAAATGGTTCGGAAGATTTACGGCCTGTACGATTTGATTAAACGAGACGACGAAAAACCTCCAAAAGTAATTTCTCATGCTATTGGGGGTTTTTACTTATTTTGCACTGATAAGAAAGTATAAAATTTTAGCGTGGATGAATCATCGACGTCGTCAAAATTTTGAAGAAATCAGTATATGTGCAACTAGGCAATCGCCTGCACCTAAAGGCTTGGCGCTAGCCAAGTTTTCTTTATATTTTTTCCGAGCATATTAGAATCATTTTTCATCTATTTAAGATACAATAAGAAGCGTTCTCTCTTACCAAAATTTAGACAAACTCGATTAAATATTATAATTTCCTACCAGTGCTAAAAAGAAAGGTCGCTTGATACATTTATGGAGCCTACAACTTCCGCATCACCTATAAGCGCCGGCCGCAGAATTTGGATGGCTGTTTTGCTGGGATCACTAGCTGCTTTTGGTCCGCTTACCATCGACATGTATCTGCCGAGTTTCCCTTCAATTGCCACAGACCTTAAAACGAGCGCATCTTTCGTGCAATTGAGCTTAACAGCATGTTTGCTGGGGCTTGCCGGCGGACAGCTGATAATTGGTCCATTAAGTGATATGAAGGGCAGAAAAGGCCCTATGCTCCTATCCCTGTGTTTATATATCGCAGCCTCTATGCTTTGCGTTTTCGCTCCATCTATTTGGGTTCTCATAGCAGCAAGATTCATTCAAGGTTTTTCTGCATCCGCTGGTATCGTAATATCACGTGCCGTTGTTCGCGATATGTACACAGGAAAAGAACTGACAAAATTCTTTGCGCTTTTAATGCTCGTCAACGGACTTGCTCCTATTTTAGCTCCCGTTGCAGGCGGAATAATATTAGATATTGTGAACTGGCAAGGCGTATTTGCCGTCCTCAGTGCTATTGGACTGTTTATGTTTATTATGGTTTTTATCGCTTTACCAGAAACACTCTCTCAAACAAATCGCTCAGATACAGGCATTAAAAGCACCATTCTTACTTTTGGAGATCTAATTAAAGACAAAACATTTGCTGGATATGCTTTAACACAAGGTCTTGTCATGGCAGGCATTTTCGCATATGTTTCCGGCACTCCGTTTGTTTATCAGGGAATATATGGAGTTTCCCCTCAAATATTCAGCATTTTATTTGCGATGAATGGTATAGGACTAATTATTGGAAGTCAAATAACAGGCAGACTGGCAGGCGTTATAGATGAGAGTAAAATCCTGAAGACAGGGCTTTTCATTACAACAACAGCCAGCATTTTTTTAATGGCAATGATTCTAATAAAAGCCCCTCTTCTTTTTATTGTCATTCCTATTTTCTTTATCGTGTCATGCGTCGGTGTAGTTACAACCACTTGTTTTTCTTTAGCCATGGAAACCCAAGGCCACCGTGCAGGGAGTGCTTCTGCTCTTTTAGGCTTACTTCCATTTGTACTAGGCGCCGCTTCCGCTCCTCTGGTAGGAGTTGCCGGGGAATCAACAGCCATTCCTATGGGGCTGACGATAATGATAGCTGATCTTGGTGCACTCAGTATTTACTATCTCCTTGTGCTGAAAGCTCTTCCTTTCAGTAAACAAATAAATCACTAACAAATCTTCCGCTGACCTTTGCGAACTTTTTTAGCATGGAGCTTGCTCTCATGTTCGAGAAGCATTCGGACCAGTTCTGCAAAATGGTTTCAGTCAAAGCTTTTTACATGTAATTTGTATAAAGTTACACTCGTTTTAGAAGCAGTGTCCTTGTGTTAATGATTCACAGGTGCCATCCAGTATTTTTTATACTTTAGGAAAGTTTAACTTTGCTAAAGGAACAAAGTATAAGAAAAACTACGGCTTGCCGCCATTTGGACTTGGGGCAAGCCAAGTTTTTCTAAACTTTTCAGCCATCCGTTTTCTTCCATGTTTTTGCTTTTTCTGCGGCGTTTTTAGCTTCTTCTAATGAACACCCTAAGCCTGCTTCAACAGCTGCAATATAGGTACCCTCCACAATTGGTGCATCGGCAATCTGTACATTTCCTTCCATATCAGGCAGCATTTCCATGGCAAGTTCTGCGTTCATAAAGGCACTGCCTAAATCAAATAGAAGCAGTACCCCCGCTTCGTTATATACTTCTTTTACCGTCTTTGTAATCATCTCAACACTTGTTCCAATTTCTTCTTCCTCTGTCCCGCCTGCAGCTACGACAGTCACGTCTTTTTGTTTCGTTTGTGAAACTAATTCCACAATGCCTTCTGCCAGCTGCTTACTATGAGAAATAACGACGATACTGACTTTAGCCATTAGCATCACCTTCATTTGTTATACTTTCCGCTAATGCTTCAAAGACTAGATACGAGGAATAAGCACCAGGGTCTACGTGTTCTGCTGACCTTTCACCAAAATAAGCAGCACGGCCTTTCTTAGCTGTCATTTCTTTTGTTTTCTCCATAGCTTCTTTTGCAGTTTTTTTCAGCTTTTCTCTTTGCAGCGGCTGAGTGGTTACATATGCATGAATAGGCCCCCATACATCAAGCATTGTTTTATCTCCTTCCTGAGCTTTTCCTCTAGTTTTTATCCCTGCTATGGCTGCTTCCATTCCCTTCCCTAAAGCTTCTTGATCTATCGTTGTTTTTTCTTTCCACTCATCAGACGCTTTCAAAAAAGCAGTGCCATATAATGGTCCCGCTGCGCCGCCTACCTTAGAAATAAGTGTCATCGCAACTTGTTTAAAAAGACTGCCAGCTTCCTCAAAACTGTTACCTTCTATTTTATTTACCACTTCTTGAAAACCTCTTGCCATATTATGACCGTGATCTCCATCGCCAATCGCTTGATCAAGCTCTGATAAATATCCTTTGTTCTCTTGCATCTTTTCATTTGTGTTAATAATCCATCGTTGCAGTGCTTCTACTGTAAGCTGCATGAGTTCTCCCTCCTGCTGTTTAGTTTAAGTATGATTTCAATTGGTCATCTAATTTTAAAATGGTGATAGAGCAGCCTGCCATTTCCAGTGATGTCATATACTCGCCAACTAAGGATTTTTTAAGTTGAATTTGTTTGTTTTTAAGAAGTTCTGCTGCTTTTCTGTGAACAATATACAGCTCCATAAGAGGCGTGGATCCAAGGCCGTTAGTGATAACAGCTGCCTCTTCACCAGGAGAAAATTCCATTTCATGAAGTATGTTATTCATTATCTCCTCTGTCAGCTGGTCTGCTGGTTTAAGCGATTGCCGTTCCATCCCTTGTTCTCCGTGAATTCCAGTACCGATTTCTATTTCATTATCATTTAGAGTAAAACCAGGTTTACCTGAAGCAGGGACGGTACTGGGACTAAGAGATACTCCCATGGAGCAGATGTTCTCTGCCGTTTTTCGAGCTATTTGTGCCACTTCCTTTAAGCTTTTCCCTTCCGATGCAGCTGTGCCAGCAATTTTGTGTACAAAAATAGTGCCTGCTACACCACGCCGGTCTTCTTTGATGTCTACTGCAATATCATCTTTTACAATAACTTGTTCTACTTCTATCCCTTCTGCCTGTGCCATTTCTGCCGCCATATCAAAGTTCATTACGTCTCCACTATAATTTTTCACAATAAGTAATACTCCTTTTCCGCCATCCACTGCTTTGATGGTTTCAAGAATCTGATCAGGAGTTGGAGAGGTAAACACTTCACCAGCAACCGCTGCATCGAGCATATTTTCCCCGACAAAACCAGCATGTGCCGGTTCGTGACCGCTGCCGCCGCCGCTAATGAGCCCTACTTTTCCTTTAATAGGCGCTTCTTTTCTAACGACCACATTCAATCCCGGTAATCTTTTTAATTTTTCAGGATGGGCAGCTATTATTCCCTCAAGCATTTCGTCTACCACTTGTTCTGGTTGATTGATTAATTTTTTCATATCAGCTTTTGTCCTCCTCACTCTAAAACTCTCTTTACCCTTTTACTAAATATTCTATCCCCTGTCTATTGTAACCTTCAATTACATTGAAAAACTTGTTTGACCTGCACTATCACTGTAGCTCTAGTATCCTGCTAAAGCTAGTCATAGCGTTAAAAACAGAAAAAATCCCCGCCACCTTGAAACGACGAGGGATTCGTTCTTTATGAAAGTTTTACCTTTTGAAGGCGTAATGCATTCAACACAACAGATACGGAGCTAAAAGCCATGGCAGCTCCGGCTACCCAAGGGGCGAGCAGTCCAATTGCCGCAATAGGAATACCTAATGTGTTATAAATAAAAGCATAAAATAAATTTTGCTTAATATTTCTCATTGTTCTTCTGCTCATCAAAACAGCATCTGCAGCACTGTTTAAATCACCGCGCATAAGCGTAATATCCGCAGCCTCAATTGCCACATCCGTGCCTGTTCCGATAGCCATGCCAATATCTGCCGTCGCCAGAGCCGGCGCATCATTGATGCCGTCTCCGACCATTGCGACTTTTTTGCCTTGCTCTTTGAGTTTTTTTATTTCATCACTTTTTTGCTCTGGCAAAACTTCAGCAATGACACGGTCAATCCCCACGTGACGGGCAATCGAGTTTGCGGTTCTCGTATTATCTCCGGTCAGCATAATCACTTCAAGTCCAGCTTCTTTTAATCGCCGGACGGCTTCTTTTGATGTTTCCTTGACTGTGTCGGCAACAGCGATAATTCCTGCAAACGTGTCGTCTTCCCCAACGAGCATTGCTGTTTTTCCTTCTTCTTCAAATGTCTGCAGAGATTGTTCTGCGTCGTTTAAATTGACTCCTTCCTTTTCGAGCCATTTTCTAGTACCAATGCGAATCATTTTACCTTCTATATCTGCCTGAACACCATGTCCCGGTAAAGCTTCAAAGTCTTTTGAATCCAGCAAGGTGATACCTTTTGCTTTTGCTCCTTCTACTATTGCTATAGCTAAAGGGTGCTCTGAAGATTTTTCTAGAGAAGCAGCCAGCTGCAGGAGATCCTCTTCTGTCCAATTTTCTGCCGGAAGCACATCGGTTAGTGACGGCTTTCCTTTTGTCACGGTTCCTGTTTTATCTAGAACAATGCTTTGAATGTTTTGAGTGTTCTCGAGGTACTCTCCACCTTTAAATAGTACTCCTATTTCTGCAGAGCGGCCAGAACCTGCCATAATGGATGTTGGAGTTGCAAGCCCTAAAGCACATGGACAAGCGATAACAAGAATGGAAATCACCGGGATCAGCGCAATGCCAAAATCTCCAGGTGTCACAAACATAAACCAAATAATAAAGGTTATTACAGCAATACCGATTACAGTTGGAACAAACACACCTGAAACACGGTCAGCAAGGCGTTGAATATCAGCTTTAGAACTTTGGGCTTCTTCTACTACTTTTACGATTTGAGACAAGGCCGTATCTTTTCCAACTTTTGAAGCTTTGATTTGTAAGACACCATTTTTGTTTATCGTTGCCCCGATTACTTCATCTCCCTTTTCTTTATCGATTGGGAGACTTTCTCCTGTTAACATGGATTCATCGACTGCCGATTTGCCTTTTTGCACTTCGCCATCCACAGGTATTTTATCACCAGGCTTTACAATCACTATGTCGCCTGGTTCCACTTCTTCAACTGGAACCTCCTGCTCTTTTCCATCTCGTTTTACGATGGCTGTTTTTGCTTGCAAACCAAGCAGTTTTTGAATGGCTTGGGACGTGCGCCCTTTGGCCCGAGCTTCAAATAATTTCCCTAATACAATAAGCGTAATGATAATAGCCGATGCTTCAAAATAAAGTTCCGGCATATCGGTTCTTTCGTTATTCAGCCATGACCATCCTAAATAGATACTATAGAAAT
This DNA window, taken from Alteribacillus bidgolensis, encodes the following:
- the dhaK gene encoding dihydroxyacetone kinase subunit DhaK; protein product: MKKLINQPEQVVDEMLEGIIAAHPEKLKRLPGLNVVVRKEAPIKGKVGLISGGGSGHEPAHAGFVGENMLDAAVAGEVFTSPTPDQILETIKAVDGGKGVLLIVKNYSGDVMNFDMAAEMAQAEGIEVEQVIVKDDIAVDIKEDRRGVAGTIFVHKIAGTAASEGKSLKEVAQIARKTAENICSMGVSLSPSTVPASGKPGFTLNDNEIEIGTGIHGEQGMERQSLKPADQLTEEIMNNILHEMEFSPGEEAAVITNGLGSTPLMELYIVHRKAAELLKNKQIQLKKSLVGEYMTSLEMAGCSITILKLDDQLKSYLN
- a CDS encoding multidrug effflux MFS transporter; translated protein: MEPTTSASPISAGRRIWMAVLLGSLAAFGPLTIDMYLPSFPSIATDLKTSASFVQLSLTACLLGLAGGQLIIGPLSDMKGRKGPMLLSLCLYIAASMLCVFAPSIWVLIAARFIQGFSASAGIVISRAVVRDMYTGKELTKFFALLMLVNGLAPILAPVAGGIILDIVNWQGVFAVLSAIGLFMFIMVFIALPETLSQTNRSDTGIKSTILTFGDLIKDKTFAGYALTQGLVMAGIFAYVSGTPFVYQGIYGVSPQIFSILFAMNGIGLIIGSQITGRLAGVIDESKILKTGLFITTTASIFLMAMILIKAPLLFIVIPIFFIVSCVGVVTTTCFSLAMETQGHRAGSASALLGLLPFVLGAASAPLVGVAGESTAIPMGLTIMIADLGALSIYYLLVLKALPFSKQINH
- a CDS encoding heavy metal translocating P-type ATPase: MAQQKETTLQISGMTCAACASHIEKGLKKIDGVHEANVNLTMERSKIKYDSDQTSVDEFEKKIQKLGYGVVHDKAEFDISGMTCAACANRVEKKLNKMQGISEASVNFALETASVEYNPHNVSPREMIDAIDKIGYTLQEKTDESTSQKDEAIHKQTIKFIVSAILSVPLFWTMVTHFEWLSFIWMPEILMNPWIQFALATPVQFIIGWQFYEGAYKALRNKSANMDVLVAMGTSAAYFYSIYLGWSWLNNERTDMPELYFEASAIIITLIVLGKLFEARAKGRTSQAIQKLLGLQAKTAIVKRDGKEQEVPVEEVEPGDIVIVKPGDKIPVDGEVQKGKSAVDESMLTGESLPIDKEKGDEVIGATINKNGVLQIKASKVGKDTALSQIVKVVEEAQSSKADIQRLADRVSGVFVPTVIGIAVITFIIWFMFVTPGDFGIALIPVISILVIACPCALGLATPTSIMAGSGRSAEIGVLFKGGEYLENTQNIQSIVLDKTGTVTKGKPSLTDVLPAENWTEEDLLQLAASLEKSSEHPLAIAIVEGAKAKGITLLDSKDFEALPGHGVQADIEGKMIRIGTRKWLEKEGVNLNDAEQSLQTFEEEGKTAMLVGEDDTFAGIIAVADTVKETSKEAVRRLKEAGLEVIMLTGDNTRTANSIARHVGIDRVIAEVLPEQKSDEIKKLKEQGKKVAMVGDGINDAPALATADIGMAIGTGTDVAIEAADITLMRGDLNSAADAVLMSRRTMRNIKQNLFYAFIYNTLGIPIAAIGLLAPWVAGAAMAFSSVSVVLNALRLQKVKLS
- the dhaL gene encoding dihydroxyacetone kinase subunit DhaL, whose protein sequence is MQLTVEALQRWIINTNEKMQENKGYLSELDQAIGDGDHGHNMARGFQEVVNKIEGNSFEEAGSLFKQVAMTLISKVGGAAGPLYGTAFLKASDEWKEKTTIDQEALGKGMEAAIAGIKTRGKAQEGDKTMLDVWGPIHAYVTTQPLQREKLKKTAKEAMEKTKEMTAKKGRAAYFGERSAEHVDPGAYSSYLVFEALAESITNEGDANG
- a CDS encoding cyclodeaminase, whose protein sequence is MYIFAENEIRNVTDVNKKALDLIEEGFQKLAKGEVTMPPILRVDIPENNGEVDVKTAYVKGIDKFALKISSGFFNNDAKGLPSLSGMMLLFSTETGFPKAVLQDNGYLTDVRTAVAGAMASKYLAKQNVEKAGIIGTGTQARYQLRALSLVRHIKEVFVYGRREERVNAYIKDMENELQVKITAADCAEQVVRQCDTVITTTPAKEPIIQKEWMHPGLHITAMGSDAEEKNEVDPEVLGAVDVLACDSKNQVFRLGEHHHALEKGVIKETSEIVELGDLSLGKAQGRKNENEITFCDLTGTGVQDTAIAVYAYDKLIEAEKGLLFTE
- a CDS encoding M20/M25/M40 family metallo-hydrolase, whose protein sequence is MNPSSEKFLYDLLHTPSPSGKEEAIQRKWLEYIKPCADKLQTDTAGNAMASLQPDAPFQVLLAGHCDEIGFLVKSIDEKGYVYVEKLGGISHKPALGMKVDILGTHKRITGVIGAKAEHHGGAKDSFGFSDLFIDCGASSKKELEDYIAVGDAAVYKRDPEQLLNNRVSGRGLDNRTGAFIVAETLRRLRQHTLHVGVTAVSTVNEETNMGGAYFAGAGLSPSLGIAVDVTFATDYPGANTDKTADVILDGGPVLAKGAPINRKANQLLENAAKDKEIPLQYELTPKHTGTDADQLRKTGKGIPVSVVSLPLRYMHAPVETVSLKDIEQTIDLLTAFLTNLNGSEDLRPVRFD
- the dhaM gene encoding dihydroxyacetone kinase phosphoryl donor subunit DhaM encodes the protein MAKVSIVVISHSKQLAEGIVELVSQTKQKDVTVVAAGGTEEEEIGTSVEMITKTVKEVYNEAGVLLLFDLGSAFMNAELAMEMLPDMEGNVQIADAPIVEGTYIAAVEAGLGCSLEEAKNAAEKAKTWKKTDG
- a CDS encoding S-layer homology domain-containing protein; its protein translation is MKSWKKASFIFLSIYFSFSAAAFANERFTDIDSDYWANEEITYLEEHNIIGGYPNGEFRPGDKVTRSQAALMIAEALELDTNNRPDPDFEDVDESYYAYDTITAISDEGIINGHDGKFRPNDNLTRGQMAAVLNRAFTLSGSDSLDFKDVEEDYIFYNDIQSIASANITTGYSEDNTFRPGESTTRAQFSVFCARALNDTFKEEPADTPAITYFDERIEEAEESIEMAMYEQWEQEFYENEPKAPFEELKDTFLTYYTKDITTNRWKEFYEQELDNWGPELAQAMPYRSMENTHFTERTDDKVVIGGTEPENELNGQETYYEYTLVKQDGDWYIDEFSGTPQ